Proteins found in one Venturia canescens isolate UGA chromosome 8, ASM1945775v1, whole genome shotgun sequence genomic segment:
- the LOC122414269 gene encoding mucolipin-3-like yields MADNGNAEDNNKRNLVDGESGAMRSGNILRANSWSEGPDDHEDYDGGLLAPDNGEISDSNIGTSRTRNTFATNSYMENKMRRRLRFFFMNPIEKWQAKRRFPYKFAIQVIKIILVTIQLCLFAHNNYIHVNYTWDNRVAFSHLFLKGWDAMQEVPAYPPATGPLALYKKDEFFDTIDYALQGYYNLSNAIGSYTYTNEDNSIGPVTLCRYQYKNVQIYGFNESYVFNNAVEKICFNITKSANGNENFKSRDYFNRMNAEGEDDLNFSSLIKAFLKFSVKTVNIKAAGPITPADCYKFDIRIIFDNGDFDGQMLLSLDAVAKRLECQGDTEYTTDNRLDSALRTLLNLLVIFICGLSLALCSRAIYRAQLLKFETIKFFEKTYGKSLSFEGKLEFLNMWYIMIIINDLLIIVGSAMKEQIERKYFGSDHWNVCSIFLGTGNLLVWFGVLRYLGFFKTYNVVILTLKKAAPKVARFLICAILIYAGFTFCGWLVLGPYHMKFRSLATTSECLFALINGDELYATFSITSFKSPMLWWFSRIYLYSFMSLYIYVILSLFISVIMDAYDTIKLYYRDGFPKNDLQAFIAACTDEASSGVYRQECDDSDFTELFNRLCCCRKRAYDSFTESTGTTIVSKSDETCPNAICI; encoded by the exons ATGGCGGACAACGGTAACGCGGAGGATAATAACAAGAGAAATCTTGTCGATGGTGAATCCGGTGCAATGAGATCAGGCAATATTCTACGGGCTAATTCATGGAGCGAGGGGCCTGACGATCACGAGGATTACGACGGTGGCCTACTCGCCCCTGACAACGGTGAAATAAG TGACTCAAACATAGGGACTTCGAGGACAAGAAACACATTCGCAACCAATTCTTACATGGAGAATAAAATGAGAAGGAGGCTGCGATTCTTTTTTATGAATCCCATAGAGAAATGGCAGGCCAAACGTCGCTTTCCATACAAATTTGCGATTCAAGTCATTAAAATCATACTCGTCACCATACAACTGTGCCTTTTTGCACACAATAATTATATTCATGTTAACTACACGTGGGATAACAGAGTCGCCTTTTCGCATCTCTTTCTCAAAGGATGGGACGCTATGCAAGAG GTACCGGCGTATCCACCAGCAACGGGGCCATTGGCATTATATAAAAAAGACGAATTCTTCGACACGATTGATTACGCCCTGCAAGGTTATTACAATCTGAGTAACGCGATTGGTTCGTACACTTATACGAACGAGGATAATTCGATCGGTCCGGTGACGCTGTGTCGTTATCAATACAAGAACGTCCAAATTTACGGGTTCAACGAGAGCTATGTGTTCAACAATGCAGTAGAAAAGATATGTTTCAACATAACGAAAAGTGCCAACGGGAACGAGAACTTCAAATCTCGAGATTATTTCAATAGGATGAACGCGGAGGGAGAGGacgatttgaatttttcatcgttgatCAAGGCCTTCTTGAAATTCTCTGTAAAAACGGTAAATATCAAAGCAGCAGGACCAATAACACCGGCGGATTGTTACAAATTTGATATCAGAATAATATTCGACAATGGCGATTTCGACGGGCAAATGTTACTGTCATTGGACGCGGTTGCTAAAAGATTGGAGTGTCAAGGAGACACGGAATACACAACGGACAATCGTTTGGATTCGGCGCTCCGAACCCTTTTGAATCTTCTCGTAATATTTATTTGCGGTCTCTCATTGGCGCTCTGCTCCCGAGCGATTTATCGCGcacaattattgaaatttgagACGATCAagtttttcgagaaaacttACGGCAAGAGTCTCAGTTTCGAGGGTAAACTCGAGTTTCTTAATATGTGGTACATCATGATAATAATCAACGATCTCTTGATAATCGTCGGTTCAGCGATGAAGGAGCAAATCGagaggaaatatttcggcagcGATCACTGGAACGTCTGCAGCATTTTCCTCGGCACTGGAAATCTCCTCGTATGGTTCGGAGTCCTGAGATATCTCGGATTTTTCAAAACCTACAACGTCGTCATATTGACCCTGAAAAAAGCAGCTCCGAAAGTCGCGCGTTTTCTCATTTGCGCCATCCTCATTTACGCCGGTTTCACTTTTTGTGGATGGCTCGTCCTCGGCCCTTATCACATGAAATTCCGGTCCCTCGCGACCACCTCCGAATGCTTGTTCGCCCTCATCAACGGCGACGAACTGTACGCCACTTTTTCCATCACTTCCTTCAAATCTCCGATGCTCTGGTGGTTCTCTAGAATTTATTTGTACAGTTTCATGTCCCTCTACATTTATGTGATTCTCAGTCTTTTCATATCCGTTATAATGGACGCCTACGATACCATAAAGCTGTACTATCGCGATGGCTTCCCGAAAAACGATTTGCAGGCTTTCATCGCTGCCTGCACCGACGAAGCCTCCAGCGGTGTTTACCGACAAGAATGCGACGACAGTGATTTCACAGAGCTTTTCAACAGGCTCTGTTGCTGTCGAAAAAGGGCCTACGACAGCTTCACCGAATCCACCGGTACAACAATCGTATCGAAAAGCGACGAAACTTGTCCAAACGCAATTTGCATATAG